A region from the Bdellovibrio bacteriovorus genome encodes:
- a CDS encoding exonuclease domain-containing protein: MVPVPMNLDLPLNEYTFVAFDTETSGAYPVGHDIVEFGAVKWYKGEEIGRLQFLIKPRELMTDFIIGIHGITNEMVADAPPMSEKIREIHDFIKGTIVMAHHAPFDMGFLAADFEKNHLPLPSEPALCTSLLSRKWIHGVENHKLQTLVKHLTIDGGQAHRAYDDAKSCLYVALACFQKMNENVTLAEVIKSQAKNLWWKDYSLAALNAPKFQFIKEAILAKRDIDMVYMGGSAKGEVRRITPIGIVRNPDGDYLQAFCHNEKTAKRYYLNRINDVAVVYA; this comes from the coding sequence ATGGTGCCTGTTCCTATGAATTTAGATCTTCCTTTGAACGAATATACCTTTGTGGCTTTCGATACTGAAACAAGCGGTGCTTACCCGGTCGGGCATGACATCGTCGAATTCGGTGCGGTCAAATGGTATAAAGGGGAAGAGATCGGGCGCTTGCAGTTTCTAATTAAGCCGCGCGAACTCATGACGGATTTTATTATCGGTATTCACGGGATCACAAACGAGATGGTCGCCGACGCTCCACCGATGTCAGAAAAGATCCGCGAGATTCATGATTTTATCAAAGGTACGATTGTCATGGCTCACCATGCCCCTTTTGACATGGGATTCTTGGCGGCAGATTTCGAAAAAAACCATCTGCCTCTTCCATCCGAACCCGCGTTGTGCACCAGTCTTCTTTCGCGCAAGTGGATTCATGGCGTAGAAAATCATAAGCTGCAAACTTTGGTGAAGCATCTAACAATCGACGGTGGCCAGGCTCATAGAGCCTACGATGATGCGAAATCTTGTCTTTATGTGGCCTTAGCTTGCTTTCAAAAAATGAACGAGAACGTCACTTTGGCTGAGGTCATTAAAAGCCAGGCCAAGAATCTTTGGTGGAAAGATTATTCACTAGCCGCTTTGAATGCGCCGAAATTTCAATTTATCAAAGAAGCCATTCTAGCAAAACGAGACATCGACATGGTTTATATGGGAGGCTCTGCAAAAGGCGAAGTTCGCCGGATCACTCCTATTGGAATTGTAAGAAATCCGGATGGCGATTATCTGCAAGCCTTTTGTCACAATGAAAAAACGGCGAAGAGATATTACTTAAATCGCATCAATGACGTGGCCGTCGTCTACGCTTAA
- the dacB gene encoding D-alanyl-D-alanine carboxypeptidase/D-alanyl-D-alanine endopeptidase, whose translation MKYLIATILFFSVFANAQKPGTESKDKFADLQKEYQALLKKFGVDAKDLGMYATVGEGEEMKVLLDTNGTKVMIPASISKIATASAVLEHFPPGHRFKTQLLSNVEPKNGVLKGNLYLKGGGDPSFVSENMWYLVNAFTRNNVKKIEGDIIVDDTLFDKVRYDLSRQKERVDRAYDAPVGAMSFNWNSVNIFVRPNGVGSNAQVFIDPENEYIRLINRSKTVSGSGNNLLADREDDKKFPGDVIIVGGSIGQGLKEIVVFKNVQQPDLWAGYNLKAFLAQRGIQLTGEVKNGVTPEKSDLLAESESKPIEQMVADMNKFSNNYVAEMLTKNLGVAKKAKGATLADGVLVINEHLQSLGLPADQYKINSPSGLSRENRISSFAMWKVLDHLRDDFRVQPEFLTSLPIAGVDGTLKKRMKNSAAERWVRAKTGFLTNVVSLAGYAGLEDGRVVTFSFVYNGSTDETKIRAFFDNLLIYLVK comes from the coding sequence TTGAAATATCTTATTGCCACCATTTTGTTTTTTTCTGTTTTCGCGAACGCTCAAAAACCAGGGACGGAATCCAAAGATAAATTCGCAGATCTGCAAAAAGAATATCAGGCTCTTTTAAAAAAGTTCGGTGTGGATGCTAAAGACTTAGGCATGTATGCCACCGTGGGCGAAGGCGAAGAAATGAAAGTTCTTCTCGACACCAATGGCACGAAAGTGATGATTCCCGCGTCGATTTCGAAAATTGCCACAGCGTCGGCGGTGCTAGAGCACTTTCCTCCAGGCCACAGATTCAAAACTCAACTCTTATCCAACGTTGAACCGAAAAACGGTGTTCTTAAAGGGAATCTCTATCTAAAAGGGGGAGGCGATCCTTCTTTCGTTTCGGAAAACATGTGGTATCTGGTCAATGCTTTCACTCGCAATAACGTCAAGAAAATCGAAGGTGACATCATCGTTGACGACACTCTTTTTGACAAAGTCCGTTACGACCTCAGTCGACAAAAAGAACGAGTCGATCGTGCTTATGATGCTCCGGTGGGGGCGATGAGCTTTAACTGGAATTCGGTGAATATTTTCGTGCGCCCCAACGGTGTCGGCTCGAACGCGCAAGTTTTCATTGATCCAGAAAATGAATACATCCGTCTTATCAATCGGTCTAAAACAGTGTCTGGATCTGGAAATAATCTTTTAGCCGATCGAGAAGACGATAAGAAATTTCCCGGCGACGTGATTATAGTGGGCGGCTCTATTGGACAGGGCCTTAAAGAAATCGTGGTTTTCAAGAACGTGCAGCAACCCGACCTTTGGGCAGGCTATAACTTGAAAGCTTTTTTGGCTCAACGTGGAATTCAACTCACCGGAGAAGTGAAGAACGGTGTCACACCAGAGAAGTCAGACCTCTTAGCAGAGTCTGAAAGCAAGCCGATCGAGCAGATGGTTGCTGACATGAACAAGTTTTCGAACAACTACGTGGCGGAAATGCTGACAAAGAACCTGGGTGTTGCGAAAAAAGCAAAAGGTGCCACGTTGGCGGATGGCGTGCTAGTCATCAATGAGCATTTGCAAAGTCTGGGATTGCCCGCGGATCAGTACAAGATTAATTCGCCCTCGGGATTATCGCGTGAAAACAGAATCTCATCTTTTGCCATGTGGAAAGTTTTAGACCACTTGCGTGATGATTTCCGAGTCCAGCCCGAATTTCTTACGTCCTTGCCCATTGCCGGCGTCGATGGCACGCTCAAAAAGCGAATGAAGAACTCAGCGGCGGAACGTTGGGTGCGTGCTAAAACGGGATTCCTCACGAACGTCGTATCCTTAGCGGGTTACGCGGGATTAGAGGATGGTCGGGTTGTCACGTTTTCGTTTGTTTACAACGGGTCTACGGATGAAACAAAGATTCGTGCGTTTTTTGATAATTTACTTATCTATCTAGTAAAATAA
- a CDS encoding lytic transglycosylase domain-containing protein yields the protein MKKLSVSILYAILSVAPIAGAQGDIAAQVVPQVLSRSPEEIRPWRAPVFADQSAALGYNESAFSIPKGMEKQVQFWIDVYTKYTTEQGVIHDAENVETVYEIVDLKGLKTEREKQKKVDEVKKIIAARLSTPEEGERLRFQLGQKDRMQDAIFYSGRYLEDMEKIFRDSKVPVELTRLAFVESSFNIMARSKVGASGIWQIMPYTARPYKMISPVVDKRNHPLEATKLAAKLLRQNYSMLESWPLAVTGYNHGPTGVLKMTKSYETRELGELIQNVRSRKSFGFASRNFYASFLAALEVEKNANKYYGSVVWSKPLPAQDLKLPVSVKYKEIVSWFDGDDSKAQVYNPHLTHKARKGHPIPAQTVISVPKDKYNVALISLARKDRTVAMEDKKGR from the coding sequence ATGAAAAAGCTGAGTGTCTCAATTTTATACGCGATTTTATCTGTTGCTCCAATCGCGGGAGCGCAAGGCGATATTGCTGCGCAAGTCGTGCCGCAAGTCTTAAGCAGAAGTCCTGAGGAGATTCGTCCTTGGCGTGCCCCTGTTTTTGCCGATCAGTCCGCAGCCTTGGGATACAACGAATCTGCTTTCTCTATTCCTAAAGGCATGGAAAAACAGGTTCAATTTTGGATCGACGTCTATACGAAATACACGACAGAGCAAGGTGTGATTCACGATGCAGAAAACGTGGAAACCGTTTACGAGATCGTCGATCTTAAAGGTTTAAAAACCGAGCGTGAAAAACAAAAGAAAGTCGATGAAGTGAAAAAGATCATCGCGGCTCGCTTGTCGACTCCTGAAGAAGGCGAACGTCTGCGTTTTCAGTTAGGTCAAAAAGACCGTATGCAAGACGCCATCTTTTATTCTGGCCGCTATCTTGAAGACATGGAAAAAATCTTCCGTGACAGCAAGGTTCCCGTAGAATTAACTCGTCTGGCTTTCGTAGAAAGCTCTTTTAATATTATGGCGCGTTCTAAAGTCGGTGCGAGCGGTATTTGGCAGATCATGCCTTACACGGCTCGTCCTTATAAAATGATTTCTCCTGTGGTGGACAAACGAAATCATCCTTTAGAGGCAACGAAACTGGCGGCGAAACTGCTTCGTCAAAACTACAGTATGTTAGAATCCTGGCCTTTGGCGGTGACTGGTTATAACCATGGCCCTACAGGCGTTTTGAAAATGACAAAGAGTTATGAAACTCGCGAGTTGGGTGAACTGATTCAAAATGTTCGCTCTCGTAAGAGTTTTGGTTTTGCTTCCCGCAACTTCTATGCAAGCTTCTTAGCGGCACTTGAAGTGGAAAAAAACGCGAACAAGTATTACGGCTCTGTGGTTTGGTCAAAACCCTTGCCGGCACAAGACTTAAAACTTCCCGTTTCAGTGAAGTACAAAGAGATTGTTAGTTGGTTCGACGGAGACGATTCAAAAGCGCAAGTTTACAATCCTCACCTGACACACAAGGCGCGCAAAGGACATCCGATCCCAGCGCAGACCGTGATTTCAGTTCCTAAAGATAAATACAATGTGGCTTTGATTTCATTGGCTAGAAAAGATCGTACGGTCGCGATGGAAGATAAAAAAGGTCGCTAG
- a CDS encoding flagellar motor protein MotB: protein MAEKKQTIVIKKIIVSGGGHHGGSWKVALADFMTALMAFFLVMWLLGQSEETKKAVSDYFSTPSVIEYNFQNFGAEITLEKLFLDILNEPLKAFQSFMEPADQTPNLLDMGSTKVVAAYLADQMNDVAKNVQVTPEGYDFDIPDYMLFERGTATPNASFVKVMDKIKGITTGLKDADIKLTSGLFVQAVADGNVMTANKVAAERFDIVRNKILASLETNTVSVTGGISVKEKRGEIDPAKLVGFIRVKIAQKEITSDGRKPRKLEALFGPSRVDMSVYDNFVNQISNRKKEQEAPKNLKEQVDQELNEAAGITTPSTPTE from the coding sequence ATGGCAGAAAAAAAGCAAACCATTGTCATCAAAAAGATCATCGTTTCAGGAGGCGGCCATCATGGCGGTTCCTGGAAGGTGGCTTTGGCCGACTTCATGACGGCCCTTATGGCTTTCTTCCTGGTGATGTGGCTTTTAGGTCAATCCGAAGAAACGAAGAAAGCCGTTTCAGATTATTTCTCAACGCCGTCTGTGATTGAATACAATTTCCAGAACTTCGGTGCCGAGATCACTCTTGAAAAGTTATTCTTAGATATTTTGAATGAACCTTTGAAGGCGTTCCAAAGTTTTATGGAGCCAGCGGATCAAACTCCAAATCTTTTGGATATGGGTTCAACAAAAGTGGTGGCTGCTTATTTGGCAGACCAGATGAATGATGTTGCGAAAAACGTACAAGTCACTCCGGAAGGTTATGACTTTGATATTCCAGACTACATGCTTTTTGAAAGAGGCACGGCGACACCAAACGCAAGTTTCGTGAAGGTCATGGATAAAATCAAAGGCATCACGACAGGTTTGAAAGATGCGGATATCAAGTTGACGTCAGGATTGTTTGTTCAAGCGGTTGCCGATGGCAACGTGATGACGGCAAACAAAGTGGCGGCAGAAAGATTTGATATAGTTCGTAATAAAATCTTAGCTTCTTTGGAAACAAACACCGTTTCTGTCACCGGTGGAATCAGTGTGAAAGAAAAACGAGGCGAGATTGATCCAGCGAAGCTTGTGGGTTTCATCCGCGTGAAGATCGCGCAGAAAGAAATCACTTCGGACGGTCGTAAGCCACGTAAGTTAGAAGCCTTGTTTGGTCCTTCACGTGTGGATATGTCTGTGTATGACAACTTCGTGAATCAGATCAGCAATCGTAAAAAAGAACAAGAAGCTCCGAAGAACTTGAAAGAACAAGTGGATCAAGAGCTGAATGAAGCGGCGGGAATTACAACTCCGTCGACGCCGACAGAATAA
- a CDS encoding TorF family putative porin: MRRYIAFITILISSWTAQAADGTSPTFDLSGDISLLSHYVENGLSQSDRSPALQGAFWFNFGSQFRLGVWGSNTNFENSDDHFNLRLLGDIKVSFSQNTNLIISYAQSQYYNGGDRNGNIIGLRLNMFDYRIMYDSFSNWEGTDENSKRFAFGKFFNVFNGWKWDNEVGYNTPNIDEINPYFDARTGLGTKWGVIFFEGALTGTSESSQFNGAGDLFFILSASTEL; the protein is encoded by the coding sequence ATGCGAAGATACATTGCTTTTATAACTATTCTTATCAGTTCGTGGACAGCTCAAGCCGCCGATGGAACATCGCCGACGTTTGATCTTTCCGGAGACATCAGCCTGTTATCTCATTACGTGGAAAATGGTTTGTCCCAATCGGACAGATCCCCTGCTCTGCAAGGCGCTTTTTGGTTTAACTTCGGTTCCCAATTTCGCTTGGGTGTTTGGGGTTCCAATACGAACTTTGAAAATAGTGACGATCACTTTAATTTAAGACTTCTGGGCGATATCAAGGTCAGTTTTTCTCAGAACACCAACTTGATTATCAGCTACGCGCAAAGCCAGTACTATAACGGTGGCGATCGTAACGGAAATATCATCGGCCTGCGCCTGAATATGTTTGATTACCGCATTATGTACGACAGCTTTAGCAACTGGGAAGGCACGGACGAAAACTCCAAGCGCTTTGCTTTCGGAAAGTTCTTTAATGTTTTCAACGGTTGGAAGTGGGATAACGAAGTTGGATATAACACACCCAATATCGATGAAATAAATCCTTACTTCGATGCGCGGACGGGATTGGGAACAAAATGGGGAGTGATCTTTTTTGAAGGAGCTCTCACTGGTACCAGCGAAAGCTCCCAATTTAATGGTGCCGGAGATTTGTTTTTTATTCTGTCGGCGTCGACGGAGTTGTAA
- the motA gene encoding flagellar motor stator protein MotA, with protein MGFVGIIVVFVMVFGGFIIAGGHMSVILKAAPIEMMIIGGAALGAYIIANPMKIIKSGIKLSIKAMTAKGPQKQEYVELLQMMFQLFQAFRKEGPQGIEKHIEEPEKSDIFKAYPSFMHNHHAVHFLCDTMKITLSAEMSPYDVDDLLDADIKAIHHEEHMAAHAVQTVADGFPGLGIVAAVLGIVKTMAHLTEGVEKIGSLVAGALVGTMLGVFCAYGLIAPTASKMGADIEAEGRYLACIKAAMIALQRGAPPIVCVEYARRTIMPEERPSFDEVDKATKEIKKAA; from the coding sequence ATGGGATTTGTAGGTATCATAGTCGTATTCGTGATGGTGTTCGGGGGCTTCATTATAGCCGGCGGTCACATGTCCGTTATCTTGAAAGCAGCGCCTATCGAAATGATGATTATCGGGGGAGCCGCACTCGGTGCGTATATTATTGCGAACCCGATGAAAATTATTAAATCTGGTATCAAATTGAGTATCAAGGCGATGACGGCAAAAGGTCCTCAGAAGCAGGAATATGTCGAATTGTTGCAGATGATGTTCCAACTTTTCCAAGCGTTCAGAAAAGAAGGACCGCAAGGGATTGAGAAACACATCGAGGAACCAGAGAAAAGCGACATCTTCAAAGCTTATCCAAGTTTCATGCACAATCACCACGCCGTTCACTTCCTGTGTGACACGATGAAAATCACGTTGTCAGCAGAGATGTCTCCGTATGACGTGGATGATCTTCTTGATGCCGATATCAAAGCGATTCACCACGAAGAACACATGGCCGCGCACGCGGTGCAAACAGTCGCCGACGGTTTCCCTGGATTGGGTATCGTTGCCGCCGTTCTTGGTATCGTTAAAACCATGGCCCACTTGACTGAAGGGGTTGAAAAGATCGGTTCCTTGGTTGCCGGCGCCCTGGTCGGAACGATGTTAGGGGTTTTCTGTGCCTACGGTTTGATTGCTCCAACAGCATCAAAAATGGGTGCGGATATTGAAGCTGAAGGTCGTTACCTAGCTTGTATTAAAGCGGCAATGATCGCTCTGCAAAGAGGCGCGCCTCCGATTGTGTGTGTAGAGTACGCTCGTCGTACAATCATGCCGGAAGAGCGTCCTTCATTTGACGAAGTTGATAAAGCAACTAAAGAAATTAAGAAGGCAGCGTAA
- a CDS encoding TetR/AcrR family transcriptional regulator, with the protein MTQSIEKEKAKKTKIIVKAPTQERSRQTVATILDACSRLLISEGFYSITTDKIAKEAGVSIGSLYQFFGNKESVVQAVVKNIVEEDKRIISEKMRAISPLPPEQRVRAMIELAVDTIRRNSELRAKLTTIQYYVAEASYMSESIRFFQEVVRYNLPQIPGRDMEKVSYLVVNAFIGLVNTMSIDRPEAIHDAGIVQEITQMFFKYLDLEPGNTATSSVGARAKGDFI; encoded by the coding sequence ATGACTCAATCTATTGAGAAAGAAAAAGCAAAGAAAACTAAGATCATCGTGAAAGCTCCAACACAAGAACGTTCAAGGCAGACTGTGGCCACGATCTTAGATGCTTGTTCTCGTCTTCTTATTTCAGAAGGCTTCTACTCTATTACTACAGACAAAATCGCGAAAGAAGCCGGCGTCAGCATCGGGTCTCTTTACCAATTCTTCGGTAATAAAGAATCTGTTGTTCAAGCAGTGGTTAAAAATATCGTTGAAGAAGATAAACGCATCATCAGTGAAAAGATGCGCGCGATTTCCCCACTTCCGCCTGAGCAACGAGTACGAGCGATGATTGAACTTGCTGTGGACACGATCCGCCGCAACTCTGAACTTCGCGCGAAACTGACAACGATCCAATATTATGTTGCTGAAGCATCTTATATGTCCGAGTCGATCCGTTTCTTCCAGGAAGTTGTTCGTTACAATCTTCCACAAATTCCGGGTCGCGATATGGAAAAGGTGTCTTATCTTGTTGTGAATGCTTTCATCGGTTTGGTGAATACAATGTCTATCGATAGACCAGAAGCCATTCATGATGCCGGCATCGTGCAAGAAATCACTCAAATGTTCTTTAAATATTTAGATCTAGAGCCTGGTAACACAGCGACATCCTCCGTAGGTGCTCGTGCTAAAGGCGACTTTATCTAA
- a CDS encoding signal peptidase II, giving the protein MKKREWLIVILPLLATWLVDRVTKIWATGITQLKSFGPVHFVLHHNHGAMLGLFSDLPSVLRIVSLSTGGAFLLCTYALIQYLLPIKSLTLRSGLSILIGGIIGNVTDRIIWGYVVDFIVLGTPSLSSPAFNLADALQWLGYALIVYAIIREGELLWPENNVRKQYWVNMPFQLKYCFILMAVGLSLTLICLVFSYTYMRVTIQELVGNNAFLLNKFLVPYVITFIIICIAFCAILFAVGRLISHRIAGPLYAFERFLKTSLEGTSSPLKLRAGDEFKHLEELAEQINERLNQIKKERTVNVIEYKEDEN; this is encoded by the coding sequence ATGAAAAAACGCGAATGGCTTATAGTGATTCTTCCTTTGCTCGCAACCTGGCTCGTGGACCGTGTCACGAAAATCTGGGCGACAGGAATCACACAGCTAAAATCTTTTGGTCCGGTTCACTTTGTTTTGCATCACAATCACGGCGCAATGTTGGGACTGTTTTCAGATTTGCCGTCTGTACTAAGAATCGTGTCTCTTTCTACGGGTGGAGCGTTCCTTCTTTGCACTTACGCTTTGATTCAATACCTTTTGCCGATCAAGTCCCTGACTTTACGAAGTGGTCTTTCCATTCTTATTGGCGGCATCATCGGCAACGTCACCGACCGGATTATCTGGGGTTATGTGGTGGACTTTATCGTTTTGGGTACGCCATCGCTTTCAAGTCCAGCATTCAACTTAGCGGATGCTTTGCAATGGTTAGGTTATGCATTGATTGTCTATGCGATCATTCGTGAAGGCGAACTTTTATGGCCTGAAAACAATGTTCGTAAGCAATATTGGGTGAACATGCCATTTCAGCTGAAGTACTGCTTCATTCTGATGGCGGTAGGTTTAAGTCTGACTTTGATTTGTTTGGTGTTCTCGTACACATATATGCGAGTGACGATTCAAGAGCTGGTGGGGAATAACGCGTTCTTATTGAATAAGTTCCTGGTTCCTTACGTCATCACTTTTATAATTATCTGTATCGCGTTTTGTGCCATCTTATTTGCTGTGGGTCGTTTGATCTCGCACCGAATTGCCGGACCGCTTTATGCCTTCGAGCGTTTTCTAAAGACTTCTTTGGAGGGAACATCTTCGCCTCTGAAACTGCGAGCTGGAGATGAATTTAAACACCTGGAAGAACTGGCCGAACAAATCAATGAGCGCCTAAATCAAATTAAAAAAGAGCGCACCGTCAACGTCATCGAATACAAAGAAGATGAAAACTAA
- a CDS encoding methyl-accepting chemotaxis protein has translation MKKRSLNFKLAFVMAILVLGSLTIAGIGLTRMEGINLSLKSIVEEKSLRVSLVKDIKALFYLQMMNEKNLILEDSPEAMETAWGLMEKRHDEMLKKIDSLHAISTETGKKEMEQFKENYLTWWNTTAEVKNHSTKGDDKAALTMAQTKGAPLRKFGEGIINSTVERNEKRMEEEAAMAQSNYEHARMLMIFVSAFAILLGTGLAGFVLVSLGRAINTVIENLSSASMQVSGAAQQIASSSEQLSQASTEQASSLEETVATIEELSSMVKVNSNNAAEAASLSNETSSIATRGEQEIRTLVGSMSGISQDSKKIAEIINVIDDIAFQTNLLALNAAVEAARAGEQGKGFAVVAEAVRTLAQRSSLAAKDITELIKTSVERIEIGSEQAERSGVVLNEIVNAVKKVTQLNNEIAAASTEQSNGIAQISKAMNQLDQVTQINAGTSEEAAASAEELSAQADSMTQVIATLVETIKGEQTLAASPVPPPVKAQKARPSSATPKTVAKTNEDLLPLNDVA, from the coding sequence ATGAAAAAAAGAAGTCTCAACTTTAAGTTGGCCTTTGTGATGGCCATTCTTGTGCTTGGTTCATTAACAATTGCCGGTATCGGTCTTACTCGTATGGAAGGCATCAACCTGTCCTTAAAATCTATTGTCGAAGAAAAAAGCCTGCGCGTTTCTTTAGTTAAAGACATCAAGGCTTTGTTCTATTTGCAAATGATGAATGAAAAGAATTTGATCTTAGAAGATTCTCCAGAAGCTATGGAAACGGCTTGGGGCTTGATGGAAAAGCGCCATGATGAAATGCTTAAAAAAATTGACTCTTTACATGCCATTTCTACCGAGACCGGAAAAAAGGAAATGGAACAATTTAAAGAAAATTATCTGACGTGGTGGAATACGACGGCGGAAGTAAAAAATCATTCAACCAAAGGTGATGATAAAGCCGCTTTAACTATGGCTCAGACAAAGGGCGCTCCCTTAAGAAAATTCGGAGAAGGGATCATCAACTCGACGGTCGAGCGCAACGAAAAACGCATGGAAGAAGAAGCGGCCATGGCACAAAGTAATTATGAGCACGCACGCATGCTGATGATCTTCGTAAGTGCCTTCGCGATTCTTTTAGGAACAGGTTTAGCGGGATTTGTCTTGGTTTCTTTAGGCAGAGCCATCAATACCGTGATCGAAAATCTATCCAGTGCTTCTATGCAGGTTTCAGGGGCGGCCCAACAGATTGCTTCTTCTTCCGAACAGCTTTCACAGGCCTCGACAGAGCAAGCGTCTTCTTTGGAAGAAACTGTAGCTACAATTGAAGAGCTTTCATCTATGGTGAAGGTCAACTCGAACAATGCGGCTGAAGCGGCTTCTTTGTCTAATGAGACAAGTTCGATTGCCACTCGTGGTGAACAAGAAATCCGCACGTTGGTGGGCTCGATGTCTGGTATTTCACAAGACTCTAAAAAAATCGCAGAGATCATTAACGTGATCGATGATATCGCCTTTCAAACGAATCTTCTGGCGCTCAACGCGGCTGTTGAAGCGGCCCGCGCGGGAGAACAAGGCAAGGGATTTGCGGTGGTGGCGGAAGCCGTAAGAACCTTGGCGCAAAGAAGTTCCTTAGCCGCGAAGGATATTACTGAACTGATCAAAACCTCTGTGGAGCGTATCGAGATCGGCAGTGAGCAAGCTGAGCGCAGTGGTGTGGTTCTTAATGAAATCGTCAATGCCGTGAAGAAGGTGACTCAATTAAACAATGAAATCGCGGCGGCAAGCACAGAACAAAGCAATGGCATTGCTCAGATCAGTAAGGCGATGAATCAATTGGATCAAGTAACGCAAATCAACGCGGGAACTTCTGAAGAGGCCGCAGCCTCCGCCGAAGAACTTTCAGCCCAAGCTGACAGCATGACTCAAGTGATTGCTACTTTAGTGGAAACTATTAAAGGCGAGCAGACGTTGGCGGCATCTCCGGTGCCTCCTCCGGTAAAGGCGCAGAAAGCCCGACCATCTTCAGCGACACCAAAAACGGTCGCAAAGACGAATGAAGACTTACTGCCCTTGAACGATGTGGCTTAA